Proteins from one Rhinolophus ferrumequinum isolate MPI-CBG mRhiFer1 chromosome 15 unlocalized genomic scaffold, mRhiFer1_v1.p scaffold_54_arrow_ctg1_1, whole genome shotgun sequence genomic window:
- the PAM16 gene encoding mitochondrial import inner membrane translocase subunit TIM16 isoform X5, translating into MAKYLAQIIVMGAQVVGRAFARALRQEFAASRAAADARGRAGHQSAAASNLSGLSLQEAQQILNVSKLSPEEIQKNYEHLFKVNDKSVGGSFYLQSKVVRAKERLEEELRIQAQDREKEQRPQT; encoded by the exons ATG GCCAAGTACCTGGCCCAGATCATTGTGATGGGGGCACAGGTGGTGGGCAGGGCCTTCGCCCGGGCCCTGCGGCAGGAGTTTGCAG CCAGCCGGGCAGCAGCTGACGCCCGGGGACGCGCTGGACACCAGTCTGCAGCCGCCTCcaacctctctggcctcagcctcCAGGAGGCACAGCAGATTCTCAATGTCTCCAAGCTGAGCCCTGAGGAGATCCAGAAG AACTACGAACATCTGTTCAAGGTGAATGATAAATCTGTGGGCGGCTCCTTCTACCTGCAGTCAAAG GTGGTCCGAGCGAAGGAGCGCCTTGAGGAAGAGCTCAGAATCCAGGCccaggacagagagaaagagcagaggCCTCAGACGTGA